A segment of the Elaeis guineensis isolate ETL-2024a chromosome 6, EG11, whole genome shotgun sequence genome:
TACGAGGTTATGGTTTGTTTTttgttatcattattattttgattgaatttaagAGGTTATAGTTCTTACGGAAGATCAGCCGTTCAGAGATGATTTTAACTATTTATGCACCTATAGCCTGTCCGGTGAAATTTGACTGCATCGTACCGGGGGCGGGATTCTTCTGGGAATATCTCCATAAGGTATGGTTAAAAAATGCCGTTCCCGCTTTTTAATGTGCATCGAGAATCTTCTACGATCTAAAGAGTCATGCAGTATCTTTTGTACATTTTGGATTTGACTGCAAGATAAGAATGCTCTGAAATTGATAAAAAATCCGTCGCGCAAAGGCTTTTTCGGTGTGTTGATTAGAAATTCATATTTCTAGGTATTATCGAAGAGCCAAATCATGTGGTTCTATGAAATCAAATCAGTAAAAGTGGTGGCAAGTGAACTcttatgtatttcaaaaaatctGTTCCCTCGTAACTCATCTTAGCTTTTTACGCGGTTGGGAATCAAGCAAGCACGTAATGCCGGATGGATGGAGTCCATAAACTATGTACATACAACAAAACTAATTTCTACGTCCCCGGTAccacccttttttttctttttttttttggggggggataTAAGCATACAATTCTTGCAGAAACATGAGCAAGTTTTGGAGAACATGTTGAACACCTTGCTTAtgagataaaaaattattaaagtcTCAAAATCCAATATACATGGACTAGATTCTaactttttttaatattatataaatatttattttatcactATATTAAAACTCTAAACAAACATGGTTGTACCAATGTTGTGCCTTGGGGTCACGCGGAACCCTAGTAAGAAAAGCAAAAGATGATGAAATTGGCTATCATCTTTATTGTGGTATAGGAGAGAGGGCATTATTAGTCCCATATTAGTCGTGAATCAAGAAAGACTCTAGTTTATATAGAAAGTGACCATCCATCTCACGTGAGGTATCTTTTAAATTAGAATTCAGAGAGATAGGTCAGAACAGACAAGATCTCACGTACCGAGCTATGAGTCCTTGATCGCAACAGTAGTGCGTTATGAAGGGAGGCCCCATAATTGCATTCGGAGCTCATTTGGAGAGCGGACTTCATCATAAGGCCACGAAAAGAAGCTTCAAACACCTCTTGCCGCTCCAATGGTGTGCGATCCAATGACAACCAATAGGAAACTATTGCATCCAAACCAGTCCATGCGCCACCACCTCCTCAACCTGTTTCGGCGGTCTCTAATGATTAGTTTAACAGCCTTGTCCAATAGGTACACGCACTAACTGACACAGCATTCATTTCCTTGTAGTCTAAGGTAGAGGCATAGTCGATATAGCTGATCTACGAGTCCCAGTCGAGGACAACATAGGCGCTCTCCAACTCCACGGTTAGGGAAGGACTCCACCTCTGGAAACCTTTTTTCTCAGCACTGAGAGCCCTACACTGCTTAGGACTCCAAGATGCAGAGGAGATTTCAGGAGATATAGTAGTGGATCAAAGTGCTACAGGGCTGAACTTCATAACAAGGAGTAGAGCTCAGGTTCAATACTGATCCTTCATTCTCTAGGAGGATCATGGATGAGCTACTTCTTCCATAGTTCAAGATGCCACAATTGGAACTGTATGTCAGGACTTTGGACCCCATCAATCACTTGAAGAGCTTCAAAGCTTTGATACTCCTCCATCGAAAAATAGATGGAATTCTCTATCAAGTATTCCCATCCACCTTAAGGAGAGATGCATGGTACTGGTACTCGAGCTTCAATTTGGCTCAATCAATTCTTTTGAGCAGCTCGATCAGTTGTTTGCAACCCATTTAGTTAGCAGCCACCAATGGTGCCGCGGCTCAGATTCACTTGTTAGTATCAAATAACGAGAAGGTGAGTTTCTCTAAGAGCATATCAATCGCTTCAATGTCGTGACCTTCGAAGTGTGTGATTTGGATCGATCAATGGCCACAACCGACCTCATATGGATCCACAGCTTCGACAGTCCAGATCAATAGATTAGAAAGATTAGCAGTGTCGATTCGCAACACGTGTCCAGacctctattggtgtctaagcttGGTTGCCAAAATATATTTTGACTTTACCCAGTTAGCCTCGATGTTGAGTTTCTACTCTTTTCGATCGACCTCGATTTGAGTTCGGACTTGAGAGTGGAGGATAATTATTTGTGGACCACTATCTCAGCCTCGACCGATCAGGTTCTCGAACATAGTTGAGGTAAGTGAGGGATTGGCTATAGCCAACTTGAAGGAATTATAGAGCATGGTCCTAAATTTGGCAAGTTGTTCCAATTAGGTGAGATGACCATTTTGGGAAAATAACCTATCCGTGATCGCGAGAATGGTAGATAACGAAGTCCTAATCGCCAGGAATACAATACACCCCAAATGACAACTATCGACTTGCTCTGCATCGTAAATGCAAAAATACGATCTCTGCCAGCATGATCCAGCATACTTTTTGGGAAAGACCAATCCTCCTAGCATGTACAATTCTTACTCCTCTACAAACAAGGGGAAAAAGGAACCTTAGATAAGCTCTCATAAGATCTTAAAATGCTCTTTCCCTTATTATTCTTCAATTCATAGCTGATTTAAGCGACAGAGGatctatattaaaaaatattcaagtcaaaagttttttATAAGTCCTGCTCTAGCATCTGGAGTCGTCTACCTCAATTCTTTGTCTCCAGTCAAAGACCATCTCTCCTCATCTTTCTCCAAGAACTTTTGGATTAAGGAGTCCCGCCTGATTTTTATTTGAGGAGACCAATTTCAATATCTCTGGCTCGAAGTTTGAtggcaataaattttttttttataaaataccaTCAATTTTACCAATCTGGTACTAGTCCAACCTAATTTATAAAAAAGAATTAGAAAAAATTAGGGAGCACGATGATTTCCCTTGCCCCAACTCAAACTAACCAAAGGAACCTTGCAAACCCTAGCAGCTGCTGGGCTGCCATCTGTAGTCCCAAGTTGAACGTTAGACACTTGTCAAACTCTCCTCCCCATCTCATTCTCACCGGCTCACGCCCTTTATTCTCTACTTTTTGTATTTATGCTGCTATTTTCTCAGCATATTTTACTCATTAATCCTACGGTCCAGTCTTCCAATCCGCTCCAACCTATAAATATTTCCGTACCCGTTCGAGTCACGGCCATGGTTTCCCCTTTTCTTTGCTCATCACCTCCAAACCCTTGAAATCTCTCGCCTAAAGATCGCAGCAGCGAAGTTCTAGCCCCCGATCCTTCCAAAGAAGCGATCGAATCCCTTTTTTCTCATCAAGTCTTTGATCGGAACCCATCGCGGCGCCCGATCGGCGCCGTCGTCGCTCGAGTCTTTCCGGATTCTTGTCTTCCTTGTCGGCGAGATAGGGTTTCAAGAATCCGGGACATATAGGGTTTTTCCGGCATGAGGTTGGATGGATGAAGGATGCCGGAGCTCCGTAGCGGAGTGCGGAAGGGGCGAGCGCAGGCGAATCCGATAGTCCAGGCTGAGAGGCCGACCGCCGCCAGGAGGAGGAGGGCGCCGAGGAACAAGGTGCCTCCGGTGAATGAGAACCCCGTGAACACGTCCGCCGAGCCGAGGGAGGAGATCAGGTTTCTGGAGGGCGGGGGTGAGGTCGGAGGGTTGGTTGGGGACGAGATCAAGGAAGGGGTCGGCGAGCGGAAGATGGATGACTACGATAGCGGGGCGAGGAGCGCCGATAAGCTCCCAGGTGGGGAGGACGAGGGCAGCACGGCGCCCCTTCCGGAAAAGGTTGGCCTCTTCCCTTTTCTTCTGGTTATTTGCAGTAATTTTTGGTCTTAGCGTTAAGAGTAGCGGATATGGTCTGCGAGGAAGAAATCGCGGAATTTTTGTGTAGTTTTTTGTGTCTGTTCTCTGAATAcaggattttctgattttatatttCGTTCTTTTATTCCTTTTTCGATGAAAGgttgtttattttatttgtatGGAAGGACTCTGTGGAAATTTGCAAGATTCCTGTTATCGTTCTTGGGTTGTTCTCTGAATACAGGATTTCTGATTTCTGATTTGTTTTACACTCCTTTTATGATGGAAGATTGTGGATTTTTATCTGTATGTTCACTCATGATTTTTTGTCGGACTTGGTTTTGAAAGAACCATTAACTAGAGCCATAGCTTCATCATGGtgagcttctgtgatttttatcTGTCTATGTTCATGCCATTTTCATCGTGGATTTTGCCATGCCCTTTACTCTTTTTTGTCCAGTACAAAAAACCCGAGCAGCCCTTCCATGCTGAACTCGTTAATTGTTCGATATTTTGCTTCTATTGCTGTTAGTTCTACGTATAAGTTTTTTATTCGTTTACGATGTTTATACTGACTTCAGCtctttttcttttgcatttcttTCATCTCAAAGATTAGGTGTTTTTGGATGTTCCTATACCCTCTTATATTTCTTAGCACCTGTTAATCAATCATAGGATGTCTTTGATGAATTTCCCAAATTTAATTTGTGGAGGCGTTGACAAGAGCTTGGAAGTATCAGGCTTCAGAAATCCTTATTACTAGAATATTCCTATTAGAAGTGTAAAGAATAGTTATCGTTTATTTGAGAGTTATGTCCTTTAGAACTACAAGTTCAGTAATGGTATGTATGCTATGCTTGTACCAGTCAAGGGCCAACATAGAAGACATATCATACCGTATTGTGCCCACATGTAAAAGGCAAAAAGTATGTGATTATGCAACATTATTATAACAGCAGCTGGCATGTCCAGATATTTTGGGAAAATCTCTTCGTTAACTTATAGTCTAACTTTTGCTTGCTCTATTGTGAGAATCAGACATGTTCAAACTCTTGAAACATATTTTCCTTAATCAAATTTAACTTCCCAAGTCATTTTTCATCTGAGTTTTTGTCGCTAGTTCTGAAAATGACCAACCAACTATAATGAAGTTGCATCATTTTGCAATACTTCCATCTAATTTTTCACTCTGATTGTTGTATTCTTTGGAACAGGTCCAGATCGGGAACTCACCTATGTATAGAATTGAGAGGAAACTAGGAAAAGGAGGGTTTGGTCAAGTGTATGTTGGGCGCCGTATTTCAGCTACTAATGCAAATGATAGGGTTACTGTTTCTGGTGCTGTGGAGGTGTGCTATTTCTTTATCATGGTTCTGTGGTATAGTCCAATATCTGATAGTTTCTTTCTGTTCATGGAATATGCTTTGTTTGCATGCCAGGTGGCTTTAAAGTTTGAACATAGAAGCAGTAAAGGATGTAACCATGGACCCCCGTATGAGTGGCAAGTTTACAAGTGAGTGCTGTTGCCATCTTATTTTGTGAATAATCTTTGAAGTTCTCATGACAGTACTTTGATGAACCTTTCTGACCTAAATGATTTTCAATATACACAGCACTCTAGGTGGCATTCATGGTGTGCCGCGTGTCCATTACAAGGGTCGCCAAGGAGACTATTATGTCATGGTACATTCATATACACAGTtatgtttctttttatgttatttatttgttTTGAGTTCTTAGCATAATTGCATAATACTCTGCAGGTTATGGATATGCTAGGACCAAGTCTATGGGATGTCTGGAATAATAACTCGCACACGTGAGTGTTAAATTGAACCCTAGACAATAAGATAATTTCTTGCAAACTGTTTTGTGGCTTGACAAAATTTTCCTTTCCAATTTTTGCAGAATGTCTGTTGAAATGGTTGCGTGTATTGCTATTGAAGCAATCTCCATACTGGAGAAGATGCATTCCAAAGGGTTGCtctgataaattttattatgCAATTCTCTTGTTTTCTTGCATTACACTATGGctattgtgtgtgtgtgtttttttttttttggttaaaagaTGTTAGGTGTATGCTTACAAATTGCTACTAACTACAGGTATGTGCATGGGGATGTAAAGCCCGAGAACTTCTTACTTGGGCCGCCTGGTACTCCTGACGAGAAGAAATTGTTTCTTGTCGATCTTGGCTTAGGTAAATTTATGacctactatcaagagtagaaaGCTGAAGTGTCTCAACATTTTAGACGTAGAGTATTATGTATTTCTAGGGATTATTAAAGTGAAAATGTCTTATTAGTTTGTGAACTTATAATTGACAGCCACTAGATGGAAGGACAATGCTTCAGGTATACATATAGAGTATGACCAACGTCCAGATGTTTTCAGGTGAATCCAAGACTTCCATGTCTGATCTCTATATTGATCTTCTTATATACGAAGAAAAGGAGTGAATTGTTCAGTttagatttgatccttattccctGAACGTGGGCTTATTATTTCAATTGGATATTGCAGGGGAACAGTGCGATATGCTAGTGTTCATGCTCACCTAGGAAGGACAGCAAGCAGGAGAGATGATTTAGAATCCCTTGCTTATACGCTAATCTTTCTTCTCCGTGGCCGTCTACCGTGGCAAGGATACCAGGTATGGTAACCTGAAATTCTACATTGGGAGTCATCAAAATTTGTTTTGTTTGCTCATCTCATGTTACTGGCATTCTTCTACTCGTAGGGAGAGAACAAAGGTTTTCTTGTCTGCAAAAAGAAGATGGCGACATCTCCAGAGTCTTTATGTTGCTTTTGCCCACAGCCTTTCAGACAGTTTGTGGAGTATGTTGTCAACTTAAAGTTTGATGAAGAACCTAATTATGCAAAGTGCATTTCTCTCTTTGATGGCATAGTAGGTCCAAATCCAGATATCAGGCCAATTAACACAGATGGTGCTCAAAAGGTATATTaacatcctttattttttttttagatttgaaagtagagtttctcccaaaaaaaaaaaagaagaacaaaaagttaTCTCAGAAAAGAATAAAGCTATGATCCAATGCAATATGGTGCATGTCTAATCTTCAGTTAAATGCCGTAAAGCTTATATATCAGGTTGGTCAAAAGAGAGGCCGGCTGATGTTGGAAGAAGAGGATGATGAGCAGCCAAGGAAGAAGGTTAGAATGGGGATGCCTGCAACACAATGGATTAGTGTCTATAATGCTCGGCGACCTATGAAGCAAAGGTACTTGCGTTATGATGCATAATGCTTTTGTTAGATCCCCTGATAAGAAGAGTGACTCATCTCTCTCCTTATCTCTCTTCCAAATTTTAGGTATCACTACAATGTTGCGGATGGGAGGCTTGCACCACATATTGAGAAAGGAAATGAAGATGGTTTGTTTATCAGTTGTGTTGCATCTTGTACAAATCTTTGGGCCCTGATAATGGATGCAGGCACTGGTTTTACTGCTCAAGTGTATGAACTGTCACCAAATTTCCTTCACAAAGTGAGTACCCTTGTACTTCATGTTTAGTGGAGCAGTCTAAGTGAAGTTCTTATAGCTTTACAACTTGTAGCTTATCACTATATTATATTAAAGCCCAATGCTATTGCTTGTAGCATGGTTGCTTTCACATGCTTATGTTTATCAACAACTTCCATGAAacttatcttttttcttcttaaagGAATGGATAATGGAACAATGGGAGAAGAACTATTACATTACTGCATTAGCAGGGCAAATAATGGTAGCTCCTTGGTGGTAATGTCCAAAGGTAAGTCTCACTAATTTCATATCATTTTTGAGTTTGGTTTTTTTTCCTGTGGTCATTCTAATTGTCAatttccaatggttctcatccagGTACACAGTATGCACAGCAGTCCTACAAAGTTAGTGATTCATTTCCTTTCAAGTGGATAAACAAAAAATGGAGAGAGGGCTTCTATGTCACTGCCATGGCAACTGCTGGAAGTAGATGGGCGGTTGTCATGTCCCGTAATGCTGGCTTTTCAGATCAGGTTATATTCCTTCTTTTTCCCCCTTTTCTTAATATTCTTTTAGTGGCGAGGGAAGTGTTTAACCCTTTTTTTTGGTTGGGTTGCGGTCGTTTTAAGTGCTACTTATCATTCTGTTTGATTTATGTATAGTGGGTTTTCAAAGACATCGCACTGATTTTGCAAAACCTTTTTGTCCAGGTTGTTGAACTTGACTTCTTATACCCTAGTGAAGGTATTCACCGGAGGTGGGATAGTGGCTATCGCATAACTGCAACTGCTGCAACATGGGACCAGGCTGCTTTTGTCCTTAGTGTGCCCAGGAGGAGGCCTGTAGATGAAACACAAGAGACTCTCAGAACTTCGGCTTTTCCTAGCCAGCATGTGAAGGTGCGGAAATTGTATATTATATGGTAAATTATTCTGTCTTGTGATTTATCACCTCCTTAATTTTGATGAATGAATTTATTGGTTGCTTGCAGGATAAGTGGGCAAAAAATCTTTATATTGCATCTGTTTGTTATGGACGTACTGTTTCCTGAGTTTCCCTGTTTTCTTTCGGGATGATGAAGGCATAGCCCACGCATGTTACAACCCTGGCATCCTGTCATATTGGAGGTCATAAGATCTTAAACTTTTGGAAGGCAACTGCCCTAGATTTTGATGTGCAAAATTTTCTTAAATGTTACCAATCTCTGATGTTGGCTAAAGCTAACAAATGGTGCAGTCCCATGTCAAGTTTTGAAGATGTCCTCACTTGTGCTATCAAATTAGATTGGATGCTGGCCATCCTTAATTATCGTTAAGTCTGTATAGTGAATGAACATTTACTTGTTTGATTACAACTCCATATTGATATATTATTAGGCATTCAGTGTAACTCTTATTTGGCCATGCACTTGACCATGGCATAGGTACTCTTTCTTCTTCTGTGACTCATATCAAATTCTTGCTAACTCAAATATGGGGCAAATTCCAAAAGAGATGATTTTGTGCCTCCCGtagattaaaaattaatatttatatctcaatttgcTTTGTATATCTaatgctaaattttttgtatgtgCCTGTCAATATGCTCTGAACAATCTTCAAGCAACTTCAGGTAAGCGCTAacgtcttttttttttcatggtgaCAGCTCTCATGAATCAGTCATATCCATACATATTGTTATCTCAGTGACTTTGGTCTCTGCTGACTTTTATCTCATTactttctataatattttttgtGAAGAACATGTTTTTGCACAGATTTTCAAATGTCTGCCTTAGCTCAACTTAGTGGCAGTTTATTGATTAATTTCTTATCTTCAACATATGATCAAAAGTTAACTAACATGTAGCAGGGTCATCATTTAACTTATGCATTGAGGTTTCTTGAAGATGTATTTTTGATCTGGAAAATATACTAAGAGTAACGTGACCGCCTTTCAAATGTAAAATTAAGAAGGTATTGTTGCAGGTTTGTTGCATCTTTCTTTTCTAGATTTACAATATATGTTACACTACTCAGGTTTAGATGTTTATAGATTCTCAGCAGGCTTGGGGGATTCTTCTTGTATGGATACAGCAATCTTGATTGTTATAGTTCCTTGTGGAATAGATGTCTTGATATGGTGAATAGTGGCATCCATCTGTTTCTACGTCCGCTTTTCTAAAGGAAGCAGATTTGAGAATGGTCAAGGAATCAATAAAGAGTTATATGCATATTGTGGTGGTCGTTTTAATATCAAAATCTAGGTTGAAATGCATTTTGTGATGATATGCTTTGAAGGTTGCCGACATTGCCAAGGAGGATGCTGACCATCTAGTGACCAAAACGTTGAATCAATGACAATACATAACAACTAACAAATTGCTTGGGAATTAACTCTGGCAGAATTTCAAATCATGGCACATAAATGCTGGTCAGTAATGACGATATTCTGGAGGAAGATGTATCTGTTGGACATTTGAAGTTTGCAGAGTTATTTGGAGATGGCTAAGATATTTTATATGGTAGGATATCATACTACTGGATTAGTCATGCCAATTATCCACACATGCACCCAAGAGCATAATTTTGAACTGTTTGCACGATAGCATATTTCTATTCGCTGGTGTATTCGTGTACTATAATATCAGTTCATTTGTTGGCATCCAAGTTTGACTGTGTTCACGCTTACAGGATCCTTGTATCAGCCACAATGGAGAGGCAAACATATTGCTGTCACTGTTTCAGTGTATGCGCTTTGAACTTAATTAATCAGCTTTCTTTTTGCTTGCCGCCTTGTAGCAATTCATAGTGCTAATATCCTTTATATTTGCCCGTCTTTACTCATGATAGATGATTAATAAATATTTGATTGGTGAACATTATGAGACTTGGTATGGAATATATGGACACGACATTCTCCCTACCCGTTTTTAAATCTGATATCAATGAATCCTTGCCTCTCTCCTTCGGTCATTAAAACATCAATGTGATGATTATTCTATCTATATGCTgtgtatgtattcttttctgaTTAGAAAACTTGGTCTGTATCCATGAATAAAGCAACAGGGGTAACTGAATTGCTCAGAATCTTCCAACTGCATAGATAGATTCAATTTAATACGCTAATGAGCATCATCTATTTTCTTCCTCGCCTCCTTGGTACTCTAGTTGTCCATTTTCCTAAAGAAATCTTGAGGTCATTTCTTGTCGAGAGCCGAACAGAGAAACCTTAATAGTTAAGTGAATCATCATTCTATTCACATAGCTAACCTAGAATAGGTGGGATAAGCTTGGCTGGTCGACGTTAATGGTCATTACTTAGCTCATATATGAGGACAATTTTGAACTATAATTATGTGGAAACTAAATATAGCTGTTGTCAGAGGGCGAGTTATCAAACTTCATTTTCATTACAACGTGAGGTCTAGTCTTCAACTTTAAATTGGTTTTCAATCTTTCTGTATCTGATTGTAAGACTTGCTGTCAACTTGTCGCCTTTCAAACTTCTGTTTGCCATTTGTACATGACATCTGGACTTACCGTAATGCGGAATATATTTTTCTGGACTTTACTAATTGCTGCTTAGTCTTCCACTCGTTATTATCTGCACGCTTATTCCTGAgaactgtcatcgtgatcaggcTGCGTTGGCCTTTCTCCTCTAGCTGCAAATTACAGAAAATTACAGATCAAGAATCACGTCTAAATCCAGGTTAATATTTCTTGCATATTTGcattatttttatgtttatttttttttcctgacaTTGACATTTTCTTTAGGCATTAGGCCTGCAATTGTGGTTGACCCTGACTGGTGAATTCTCATCACATGGCTTGCTTCAAGGTAATGTGTATGTTCGAGAGTAACTGTTATTTGGGCAACGTTCAAGCTGCGAAAGCTTTGAAAATGATAGCCAATAAAAAATGGTGCTTTGAATCCTGCATGGTGAACCTGCGTTGAATCAAACGGATGCGATTTTTCTTTTTGCGAACGTGATAAATTTTTTTGCCTGCTTTATTCTGCATCCAAGGTTATCCAAGATAACATAGGGGAATGGAATGGAAGTGATCCAGGACAAATTGGATTGCTTTTTTCTTCTGGGCCATAATAACATAGTGGGTCCTTGGGGCGTGTAGACGGCCGCAGACCTGGAACAATGTTTTCGTTTGGAGGAACTGGCGAGTGGCGAGTGGCGACTGGCGTGTTCGATTCCAATCATCATTTGCCGCACTGTGTCCGAACACTTTGTATCTGTGACTTTGCCCAGATTATTTGGGTCCCCTAAGCCGACTCTTTTACGCAGGCCATTTGTCCTTTGGTTGATATCAAAGGGTTAGTTTGACCGCTGGATGGGGatgttttttttggtaaagtcGTTAACGAGATCTGTATTGCAAGATAAGCAGTCTTTTTTCAGTAGAATTCACGTAGAGGGCAATGAACGCTACCTGTGAAAATGTGTTCTGCGTTTGGCTCCAGCAGCCGGTGAGCTAGCGTCCCATGCGTTCAAAAAGAAGCTGCATGATGCCCAAGTGATCCTGAAGCTTTATAGATAACCATGTTTACATCTTGGTGAGTTTGTATCTCAAATAAGACCAGCAAACATGTAAGCATATTCCATAAAGTTAGAATACAAAAATATCCTGCAGAATCGGTAGGCATAATTCACTGCCTTTAGGTTCAGTTTTTGAAATGTTTCATGACATAATATGCGATCTAATCTGTTGTGCTGTTTGACTCTTGAAAAAATATGTTGAACATGCACCATGAAAGATGAAGACTAGTCTAAATATTATAGAAAAGCAGGTGGGGGTTTTTACCTTCTTGTTGTTTTAGATTTATCTGATAATGATAGCAGAATCTCTCTTCATGAAAATTTCTTCGTCTGCAGCTCCTGATAAAAATAATGTCGGTAGTATGAAGCTCAGCTTTCTAGACAGAAGGCTCAATAAAATAAGAACTTATTTTAGCATTTTGGTATTCGGGTTAGATGAAAAAGGCCTTACCATCCATACCGTCTTTGACATtgtcatcaaaatttatcttgataAATTTTGGGGGTTTAGACTTCCAGGATACGAAAATAATCCTCCAGCCTATCGTAGAGGCAGCATGGGAGTCTCAAATATCAGAGGTGTCAAAGGACAGGCTAGCAGCATCGAAATGGTTAGACTCCACAATCAAGCAGATGGTGCTTTCTAGCATCCAGTGAGTAGACACTatcttgtcttcaaaaatcaagtTATTCTTAGAAAGTCAGATTTGGTAGGCGACATAAGCCATCTTCCTCAACTATAGGTCCTCTTAGCCATATACTGATAGATCGCATGCAAAAAGGACTCCAACCAAGGGTCACTGCTCACCTCTCAAGGTTGGCCGACCATCTTTCTCTAAATTAATCTCACCTTTGGACATCGTAGAATGGTGTGCTTCATTGACTCGTCCTCCAACCCACAGTCGGACAAAGAGTCAGAAGCTCTATGCCCTTATCCTTGAGAAACATGTATTGGAAGTCCATCCCAAATGACCTTCCAAAGAAAAAGCCTTACCATGGGGTGGGTAGCCACTCTCTAAATCTAAGTAGTCTCGATTCTCCTATCGCTCGTCGGCTTACACCTCTCGGACAGATCTCTCATGAAAATCTTAGGGCAATAAGAGCGGCTCTACAACCTCAAATCTTGGCTGCAATAGACAGGAATCGATGTGACAAAGATCCGATCAGCAAGCGGATCATTAAAGAGCCGGATGACATCCTAAGCTCTCTAGTCTCTACCATTAATAGTGAACAAGTCGCAGACACATAACTAGTCATCTACCTTACTATTGATATAGATCGGCCAACGGAAAAGAGGCAGGTTGGAAATCCAAGCATCTTGGCTCATATTAGCCAAAGTTCCATCCTCAATCAACTATCTGACCTGGGCCAAAGCTGCTGGGCTGCAAGAACCAATCTCCTTGTAGATGAAAGAGCAACCATGGATAGCTCGGATCTGGGATTCCCGACTTCACACCCCATATCGGGCCCTCGTCACCATGCTTTATAAGTAATCAAGCTGGATAAGAAATCT
Coding sequences within it:
- the LOC105047439 gene encoding LOW QUALITY PROTEIN: casein kinase 1-like protein HD16 (The sequence of the model RefSeq protein was modified relative to this genomic sequence to represent the inferred CDS: inserted 1 base in 1 codon) translates to MPELRSGVRKGRAQANPIVQAERPTAARRRRAPRNKVPPVNENPVNTSAEPREEIRFLEGGGEVGGLVGDEIKEGVGERKMDDYDSGARSADKLPGGEDEGSTAPLPEKVQIGNSPMYRIERKLGKGGFGQVYVGRRISATNANDRVTVSGAVEVALKFEHRSSKGCNHGPPYEWQVYNTLGGIHGVPRVHYKGRQGDYYVMVMDMLGPSLWDVWNNNSHTMSVEMVACIAIEAISILEKMHSKGYVHGDVKPENFLLGPPGTPDEKKLFLVDLGLATRWKDNASGIHIEYDQRPDVFRGTVRYASVHAHLGRTASRRDDLESLAYTLIFLLRGRLPWQGYQGENKGFLVCKKKMATSPESLCCFCPQPFRQFVEYVVNLKFDEEPNYAKCISLFDGIVGPNPDIRPINTDGAQKVGQKRGRLMLEEEDDEQPRKKVRMGMPATQWISVYNARRPMKQRYHYNVADGRLAPHIEKGNEDGLFISCVASCTNLWALIMDAGTGFTAQVYELSPNFLHKEWIMEQWEKNYYITALAGXNNGSSLVVMSKGTQYAQQSYKVSDSFPFKWINKKWREGFYVTAMATAGSRWAVVMSRNAGFSDQVVELDFLYPSEGIHRRWDSGYRITATAATWDQAAFVLSVPRRRPVDETQETLRTSAFPSQHVKDKWAKNLYIASVCYGRTVS